Genomic DNA from Rhodoferax mekongensis:
AACCATCTACCGGTAGCAGGACTCGCATGGTGACCTCCTGAGAAGTTAGTTGGAAAGTTTTTCCATCAGGCGGGTGTGCACTACGGGCGCAACGAAAGAGCCCACATCGCCCTTCAGGGTCGCAATTTCCCGGACCAGCGTACTCGAAATAAACTGAAAACGCGAATCCGGTGTGAGAAACACGGTTTCCACCTCGGGCGCCAAGGCCTTGTTCATGCCGGCCAGCTGCGCTTCGTAGTCAAAATCGGTGACCGAGCGCACGCCGCGCACCATCGCGCGGGCCCCGTGCGCCACCGCAAAATCACGCACCAACCCGGTGAAGCTTTCGACCTGCACATTGTCGATGGGCTGAAACACTTCACGCACCATCTCCAACCGCTCATCCAGGCTGAACATGGTTTTCTTGTGGTGCGCCGCAGCCACCGCCACAATCACCGTGCCAAACATCCGGGACGAGCGGCGTATCAAATCCTGGTGCCCCAAGGTGATGGGATCAAAGGTTCCGGGGAATACGGCAATGACAGCTTGGGGCATGGCGGAGGGG
This window encodes:
- the coaD gene encoding pantetheine-phosphate adenylyltransferase; translation: MPQAVIAVFPGTFDPITLGHQDLIRRSSRMFGTVIVAVAAAHHKKTMFSLDERLEMVREVFQPIDNVQVESFTGLVRDFAVAHGARAMVRGVRSVTDFDYEAQLAGMNKALAPEVETVFLTPDSRFQFISSTLVREIATLKGDVGSFVAPVVHTRLMEKLSN